A region from the Rhodopseudomonas julia genome encodes:
- the pdeM gene encoding ligase-associated DNA damage response endonuclease PdeM, whose protein sequence is MAENSHRDEILSETHIALSGRELVLDVSGALWDPASRLLVVTDLHLEKASSFGRRRTFLPPYDSAATLAALHNLILRRKPKTVLCLGDSFHDGGGPDRLAEIDRGKIAALQAGRDWIWIAGNHDPAPPPGLGGECLAELSHNGLTFRHEPEDTMVEGEIAGHLHPCGKISRRGRSVRRRAFVTDGTRLVLPSFGVLTGGLNVLDRAFVSLFARRGFIAFLVGADRLYPVAPASLRPD, encoded by the coding sequence CTGGCGGAGAATTCTCACAGAGACGAGATCTTGTCTGAGACGCACATCGCGCTGTCCGGGCGCGAGCTGGTGCTCGATGTCTCCGGAGCGCTCTGGGATCCGGCCTCGCGGTTGCTGGTTGTGACAGATCTCCACCTGGAGAAGGCCTCGTCCTTCGGCCGCAGGCGCACGTTCCTTCCGCCCTACGACAGTGCCGCGACCCTGGCGGCCCTCCACAACCTAATCTTGCGCCGCAAGCCGAAAACCGTCCTATGTCTCGGCGACAGCTTTCACGACGGCGGCGGGCCCGACCGCCTTGCCGAGATCGATCGCGGCAAGATAGCCGCGCTTCAGGCAGGCCGCGATTGGATCTGGATCGCCGGCAATCACGACCCCGCTCCACCACCGGGCCTTGGCGGCGAGTGTCTCGCGGAGCTTTCGCACAACGGCCTCACCTTCCGACACGAGCCGGAAGACACGATGGTGGAAGGGGAAATCGCCGGACACCTTCACCCTTGCGGGAAAATCTCGCGGCGCGGACGCAGCGTGCGCCGGCGGGCCTTCGTGACCGACGGCACGAGGCTCGTCCTGCCATCGTTCGGCGTGTTGACCGGCGGGCTCAACGTGCTCGACCGGGCCTTTGTCAGCCTTTTCGCCAGGCGAGGCTTCATCGCCTTCCTGGTCGGAGCCGATCGGCTCTACCCGGTCGCTCCGGCGTCGCTCCGGCCAGACTGA
- a CDS encoding TIGR02186 family protein, translating to MRALLALVLFSSLLACGPASAEKLVSTLSDDAVEITSNFTGSNITVFGAVEGADSPSGERDYEVAIVVSGPQMPLVVRRKGQVAGIWINTASREFYNVPSFYVIHMSENLNDAASQQLLARYKLDFADLGFSRDASYTPEDEAFAKALVELKKQNEFFVKRGDAVTFLAPNVFRTTFHLPSAIPVGTYHVSVFLFRNEELVAAEVQSLLVEKSGFSDRIARFSTEQPLLYGLFAVMVAVFTGWMAGIIFRRN from the coding sequence ATGCGCGCCCTGCTCGCTCTCGTCCTTTTCTCCAGTCTCCTCGCCTGCGGGCCGGCTTCGGCGGAGAAGCTCGTCTCCACCCTGTCCGACGATGCCGTCGAGATCACCTCGAACTTCACGGGCTCCAACATCACGGTTTTTGGTGCGGTTGAAGGAGCTGATTCCCCCAGTGGCGAGCGCGATTATGAGGTGGCGATCGTCGTGTCGGGTCCGCAGATGCCACTCGTCGTACGACGCAAGGGCCAGGTCGCCGGGATCTGGATCAACACGGCATCTCGGGAATTCTACAATGTCCCGAGCTTCTACGTCATCCATATGAGCGAGAACTTGAACGATGCGGCGAGCCAACAGCTTCTGGCGCGCTACAAGCTGGATTTCGCTGATCTCGGCTTCTCGCGCGACGCGAGCTACACGCCCGAGGACGAGGCCTTCGCAAAGGCGCTCGTGGAGCTGAAGAAACAGAATGAATTCTTCGTCAAGCGGGGCGATGCGGTCACCTTCCTCGCCCCCAATGTCTTTCGCACCACTTTCCATCTACCCTCGGCGATACCCGTCGGTACGTATCACGTCTCCGTCTTCCTCTTCCGCAACGAAGAGCTGGTCGCCGCGGAAGTGCAAAGCCTGCTTGTCGAAAAGAGCGGCTTTTCGGATCGTATCGCGCGCTTTTCGACGGAGCAGCCGCTTCTCTACGGTCTTTTCGCAGTCATGGTTGCCGTCTTCACCGGCTGGATGGCCGGCATCATCTTCCGCCGCAACTGA
- a CDS encoding sulfite exporter TauE/SafE family protein has translation MQLYLPIAELTVNIFVYLGMGAAVGFISGMFGVGGGFLLTPLLIFSGISPAVAVATVTPQIVASSTSAAISYWRRRMIDPQMTMFLIVGGVTGSWLGVRVFTMLRSLGQLDVIISLSYVTFLGLIGSLMLREALRSFLRARRGRPPNLRRGRHHNWLLGLPFKVRFRRSKLYVSVIPVILLGLSIGFLGTVLGIGGGFIMVPALIYLLRVPSNVVIGTSLGYILFTMALATVLHSIENGAVDLMLAFLLIVGGVVGAQFGAQIGQAMRGDQLRLFLALLVLAVAIRFLLNLFLPPTSLYSIAVLQGIG, from the coding sequence GTGCAGCTCTATCTCCCGATCGCTGAACTGACGGTCAACATCTTCGTCTATCTCGGAATGGGGGCGGCGGTCGGCTTCATCTCGGGCATGTTCGGCGTTGGTGGCGGCTTTCTGCTGACCCCCCTTTTGATCTTTTCCGGCATCAGCCCCGCTGTCGCCGTGGCGACGGTCACGCCTCAGATTGTTGCCTCGTCCACCTCGGCTGCGATTTCTTATTGGCGCCGGCGGATGATCGACCCGCAGATGACGATGTTTCTCATCGTCGGCGGCGTCACGGGCTCATGGCTCGGCGTGCGGGTCTTCACCATGCTGCGCTCGCTGGGCCAGCTCGATGTCATCATCTCGCTGTCCTATGTCACTTTTCTGGGGCTGATCGGCAGCCTCATGTTGCGCGAGGCGCTACGTTCCTTCCTGCGCGCACGCCGCGGACGCCCTCCCAATCTGCGCCGAGGTCGCCACCACAATTGGCTGCTCGGCCTGCCGTTCAAGGTCCGCTTCCGCCGCTCCAAACTCTATGTGAGCGTCATCCCGGTCATCCTGCTCGGCCTGTCGATCGGCTTTCTCGGCACCGTGCTTGGGATCGGTGGCGGCTTCATCATGGTGCCGGCGCTGATTTACCTTCTGCGGGTGCCGAGCAACGTCGTCATCGGCACGTCTCTCGGCTACATCCTCTTCACGATGGCGCTCGCCACGGTGCTGCATTCGATCGAAAACGGTGCCGTCGATTTGATGCTGGCCTTTCTTCTGATCGTCGGCGGCGTCGTGGGAGCCCAGTTTGGGGCCCAGATCGGTCAGGCCATGCGCGGCGACCAGCTGCGGCTTTTCCTGGCGCTTCTGGTGCTGGCGGTTGCGATCCGCTTTTTGTTGAACCTGTTTCTGCCGCCCACGAGCCTCTATTCGATCGCCGTTCTGCAGGGGATCGGCTGA
- a CDS encoding peptidoglycan-binding protein, with translation MKARTSWRGRAGSPPRAPGQGETDLRALLNARFDAEGRIIHEPAYADSQAERLAGEGDISTEHLQAAVEALARRIDEAERGEADRTTEARSRRSPPAPPVPGTFDEPLTSTPPSSEQASDAADDLLKRLDAFERHLEELSRGGAGRHAAAPEEAPAPEPRATPTESRVRAPVSRKSASSEKPTEPRRAFAGGLADFARDLATRRPKSEAPAESSRPAPADDLERKPAPADTNAADKNAEVLRQIEKLQHALEDEVRPSRGALASLQERMGDVDLRLQALHRSVAAVVQPQALSEEIAAIRIGLAALPQGKAFDAIEARLAELAGRIDAISQPHDRGDEDESFARIESRLDMLAAAMDEIRDNRIGAIDDLAAQLDRLAERIEGLGENRSDLGPVEGRLSELSERIQTVPDTRPMLTALDDKLTRIATSLDDRSVGSSDIEEITQRLDRLAAEISGFLTESEERFSLKPVLDRLSEIDARFAEERVDVDQLSGLVARMEDAVTSAPIGERFAALEARIQGLDEKLPDSDSGLLNDIVDLRSEIAELRADIRNSPPTADAGVRVLQPAIREIKERLDRLPEEPARFNRELEAQIGRISAMLDRPAAESKALTRLEDALADIRERLDRQELHHDAETWHAAGVDTAEGSEALARLASALQHDLGELKSVAEASEERTLSSLDAVHETLEAVVKRMAFLERDLPLSGDDNGGSNPPAPRAAPHGDDGRPSGKAPSSTAPSSQKPGPGGSVQWSPRPPAPEPEKRVEDTTPSGLLSRLSATQLLKRATGGRAESFVPRQEEEVTLDALLEPGGGPLHSDLADAPSSASHYISAARKNASSQTNGSEEALAAAYEDFRAQSRNRETSSSDFLSAARRAARAAAAEAAAAERDAGRAKGHGGSQILDFFKARRRLLVAGAVALAVAFAAVQFVKVRGEEARTANSHPAIETPAPAPKETEVPGDGSSIVQPSPASGEAMMEAGNAAPLPRPDRETAFSTRLSALPGLSAQELTPPARASAPKPEAEQEMALDRTPESSPPSAPAEPDDTEMFSDAEALSQTASITPPPSAQAQTSAPMAQGPAASHLSTPLPASIGSEKLRRAAETGVTEAQFEVAVRYAEGRGVASDQATAVAWYERAARGGLAPAQYRLGSIYEKGRGVPKDIDKALSWYGKAADAGNVKAMHNLAVLYAEGADGAPDLEKAADLFERAAERGVRDSQFNIAVLFARGLGVKQDLVAAYKWFAVAARSGDQQAKKRQQEIADALPQDLLPEAKKAAETFKALPIDPQANMVFAPESGWGEHVGESVSLSGPDLVKHTQDLLSRKGYDPGPADGIFGKKTRQAIASFQKDNGLSVTGEIDTGIIKALEEKDI, from the coding sequence ATGAAAGCCCGCACATCATGGAGAGGCAGAGCAGGATCGCCCCCGCGCGCGCCGGGTCAGGGGGAAACCGATCTGCGGGCTCTGTTGAATGCGCGCTTCGATGCTGAAGGCCGCATCATTCACGAGCCGGCCTATGCGGATTCTCAAGCCGAGCGCCTTGCCGGCGAGGGCGACATCAGCACCGAACATTTGCAGGCGGCCGTCGAAGCGCTTGCGCGGCGCATCGACGAGGCGGAACGCGGCGAGGCCGATCGCACCACGGAAGCCCGCAGCCGTCGTTCGCCGCCCGCGCCTCCGGTTCCAGGTACGTTCGACGAGCCGCTGACGTCGACCCCCCCTTCCTCCGAACAGGCGTCGGATGCAGCCGATGACCTCTTGAAGCGTCTCGACGCCTTCGAACGGCATCTGGAGGAGCTGTCACGTGGTGGCGCTGGCAGGCACGCCGCTGCCCCCGAAGAGGCGCCCGCGCCGGAACCGCGGGCGACACCCACCGAATCGCGCGTCCGGGCGCCGGTCTCCCGCAAGTCTGCTTCCTCCGAAAAGCCCACCGAACCGCGCCGCGCATTCGCTGGCGGTCTCGCCGATTTCGCCCGCGATCTCGCCACCCGGCGCCCGAAGAGCGAAGCGCCAGCAGAGAGTTCCCGCCCCGCGCCCGCCGACGACCTCGAGAGGAAGCCCGCTCCGGCCGACACGAATGCCGCCGACAAGAACGCTGAAGTCTTGCGCCAGATCGAGAAGCTGCAGCATGCACTCGAAGACGAGGTGCGCCCTTCGCGCGGCGCGCTCGCTTCTCTGCAGGAGCGCATGGGCGATGTTGATCTGCGCCTTCAAGCGCTGCATCGCAGTGTCGCCGCGGTGGTCCAGCCTCAGGCGCTCTCCGAGGAAATCGCCGCCATTCGCATCGGTCTCGCCGCGCTTCCGCAGGGCAAAGCCTTTGATGCGATCGAAGCCCGGCTCGCCGAACTCGCCGGTCGCATTGATGCAATCTCACAACCCCACGATCGCGGCGATGAAGACGAGAGTTTCGCCCGTATCGAAAGCCGGCTCGACATGCTTGCGGCGGCGATGGATGAGATCCGCGACAACCGGATCGGCGCCATCGACGATCTTGCCGCACAGCTCGACCGTCTGGCGGAGCGGATTGAAGGTCTCGGCGAAAACCGGTCCGACCTCGGCCCGGTAGAGGGGCGCCTGTCTGAGCTTTCCGAACGCATTCAGACCGTGCCGGACACGCGTCCGATGCTGACGGCGCTCGACGATAAGCTGACCCGCATCGCCACGAGCCTCGATGACCGAAGCGTCGGCTCATCCGATATCGAAGAAATCACCCAGCGCCTCGACCGTCTTGCGGCGGAAATTTCAGGCTTTCTCACCGAGAGCGAAGAGCGCTTCTCGCTTAAGCCCGTGCTCGATCGACTGTCGGAAATCGATGCGCGGTTCGCCGAGGAGCGGGTCGACGTCGATCAACTTTCCGGCCTCGTCGCCCGTATGGAAGACGCGGTCACCAGCGCTCCGATCGGGGAGCGCTTTGCGGCGCTCGAGGCGCGCATACAGGGCCTCGATGAAAAGCTGCCGGACAGCGACAGCGGTCTTTTGAACGATATCGTCGATCTACGCTCGGAGATCGCCGAGCTGCGCGCCGATATCCGCAACAGCCCGCCGACCGCGGATGCTGGCGTCCGTGTGCTGCAGCCGGCCATCCGCGAGATCAAGGAGCGCCTCGACCGGCTGCCCGAGGAGCCGGCCCGCTTCAATCGCGAACTGGAAGCCCAGATCGGCCGCATCTCCGCGATGCTCGATCGCCCCGCAGCGGAATCGAAGGCGCTGACGCGCCTCGAAGATGCCCTCGCTGATATTCGCGAACGCCTCGATCGACAGGAGCTGCACCACGACGCGGAGACCTGGCATGCGGCAGGCGTCGATACCGCGGAAGGATCGGAAGCGCTGGCCCGTCTCGCGAGCGCGCTCCAGCACGATCTCGGGGAGCTGAAATCCGTCGCCGAGGCAAGCGAGGAACGCACACTAAGCTCGCTCGATGCTGTGCACGAAACGCTGGAAGCCGTTGTCAAGCGCATGGCTTTTCTCGAGCGCGATCTGCCGCTCTCAGGCGACGATAATGGTGGTTCGAACCCGCCTGCGCCGCGCGCTGCCCCTCATGGTGATGACGGCAGACCTTCCGGGAAGGCCCCTTCCTCGACCGCGCCGTCTTCCCAAAAGCCTGGCCCCGGCGGCTCCGTGCAATGGTCGCCGCGGCCACCCGCCCCTGAGCCGGAAAAACGGGTGGAAGACACCACGCCCTCAGGCCTCCTCAGCCGCCTTTCCGCCACGCAATTGCTGAAGCGGGCGACCGGCGGGCGGGCGGAATCCTTCGTGCCTCGCCAGGAAGAAGAGGTGACGCTGGACGCCTTGTTGGAGCCCGGTGGCGGTCCTTTGCATTCCGATCTCGCAGATGCGCCGAGTTCGGCAAGCCATTACATCTCCGCAGCCCGCAAGAACGCGTCTTCCCAGACAAACGGTTCGGAAGAGGCGCTGGCGGCGGCTTACGAGGATTTCAGGGCTCAAAGCCGCAACAGAGAAACCTCTTCGAGCGATTTCTTGAGCGCCGCGCGCCGCGCCGCCCGTGCTGCCGCGGCCGAAGCTGCAGCCGCTGAGCGTGATGCCGGTCGTGCCAAAGGGCACGGCGGCTCGCAGATCCTCGATTTCTTCAAGGCACGGCGCCGTCTTCTCGTGGCGGGGGCCGTCGCGCTCGCCGTCGCCTTCGCTGCGGTGCAATTCGTCAAGGTGCGAGGCGAGGAGGCTCGGACTGCGAATTCGCATCCGGCGATCGAGACACCGGCGCCCGCTCCGAAGGAGACCGAAGTTCCAGGTGACGGGAGTTCGATCGTTCAGCCGAGCCCCGCGTCCGGCGAAGCGATGATGGAAGCCGGCAACGCCGCGCCTTTGCCTCGGCCCGACCGGGAGACGGCCTTTTCGACGCGGCTCTCCGCTCTGCCGGGACTGAGCGCTCAAGAACTGACGCCCCCCGCACGCGCCAGCGCGCCGAAGCCTGAAGCCGAGCAAGAGATGGCGCTCGACCGGACGCCGGAATCCTCTCCGCCCTCCGCTCCGGCAGAGCCTGACGACACCGAAATGTTCTCCGACGCCGAAGCGCTGTCACAGACGGCCTCGATCACTCCGCCGCCATCTGCACAGGCGCAGACGTCCGCACCGATGGCACAAGGTCCGGCCGCCTCGCATCTGTCTACCCCTCTGCCGGCGTCAATCGGCTCCGAAAAGCTCAGGCGTGCCGCCGAAACCGGAGTCACGGAGGCTCAGTTCGAAGTCGCCGTGCGCTATGCCGAAGGGCGTGGTGTGGCGAGCGATCAGGCAACGGCGGTCGCCTGGTACGAGCGCGCCGCCCGCGGCGGCCTCGCACCGGCACAATACAGGCTCGGCTCGATCTACGAGAAGGGACGCGGCGTTCCCAAGGACATCGACAAGGCTCTCAGCTGGTATGGCAAGGCGGCGGATGCCGGAAACGTGAAAGCCATGCACAATCTCGCCGTTCTTTACGCGGAGGGGGCGGACGGTGCCCCGGACCTGGAAAAAGCGGCTGATCTTTTTGAACGCGCCGCCGAACGGGGTGTACGCGACAGCCAGTTCAACATCGCGGTTCTTTTCGCCCGCGGCCTGGGTGTCAAACAGGACCTTGTCGCAGCCTACAAATGGTTTGCCGTGGCCGCACGCTCGGGCGATCAGCAGGCGAAAAAACGCCAGCAGGAAATCGCCGATGCGCTGCCGCAGGATCTCCTGCCGGAGGCGAAGAAGGCCGCCGAGACCTTCAAGGCCCTGCCGATCGATCCGCAGGCCAACATGGTCTTCGCGCCTGAAAGCGGCTGGGGCGAGCATGTCGGCGAGAGTGTGAGCCTCAGTGGCCCCGACCTGGTGAAGCATACCCAGGATCTTCTCTCCCGAAAGGGTTACGATCCGGGCCCGGCAGACGGCATCTTCGGCAAGAAGACGCGCCAGGCAATTGCTTCGTTTCAAAAGGATAACGGCCTTTCCGTGACCGGTGAAATCGATACGGGCATCATTAAGGCGCTTGAGGAAAAAGATATCTGA
- a CDS encoding MerR family transcriptional regulator, with product MTYSIGELSREFGVTLRTLRFYEDKGLLNPRREGLNRIYSRRDRARLKLVLMGKKVGFSLVEIKEILDLYDLKDGEVLQMQVALDKFEGQVAVLKRQKEEIEHAIDELSQTMDSVRQILTQKQDEQKQAGEAA from the coding sequence ATGACTTACAGCATCGGTGAATTGTCGCGCGAATTCGGCGTGACGCTTCGAACCCTACGATTTTACGAGGACAAGGGTCTCCTCAATCCGCGTCGCGAGGGACTGAACCGCATCTATTCCCGGCGCGACCGGGCACGGCTGAAGCTTGTCCTGATGGGCAAGAAGGTCGGCTTCTCGCTGGTGGAGATCAAAGAGATCCTCGATCTCTACGATCTGAAGGACGGCGAGGTCCTGCAGATGCAGGTCGCTCTCGACAAGTTCGAGGGACAGGTTGCCGTCCTGAAGCGGCAGAAAGAAGAGATCGAGCACGCGATCGACGAATTGTCTCAAACGATGGATTCAGTGCGCCAGATCCTGACCCAGAAGCAGGACGAGCAAAAGCAGGCTGGCGAGGCCGCCTAA
- a CDS encoding acyl-CoA dehydrogenase C-terminal domain-containing protein, translated as MPTYSAPVRDTLFVLNDVLGIGRLSNLPGFADASGEVMEAVLEEGGKFCREVLTPLNQVGDREGCTRHDDGRVTTPSGFKDAYNLYAEGGWVGLAADPAYGGQGLPFVIATAVGEFQASANMAWSMYPGLAQGAIAALSAHGSDSQKSEYLPRLIAGEWLATMNLTEPHCGTDLGLIRTKAVPQDDGSYRLSGQKIFISGGEHDLTPNIVHLVLARIEGAPAGVKGLSLFLVPKRLPDADGAPGEANGVTCGAIEEKMGIHGNTTCVMNYDEAKGWLVGEAHKGLKAMFTMMNEARLGVGLQGLAQSEIAYQNAVTYARDRRQGRALSKKNGAAGEPASAADPIIVHPDIRRILMSVRAFNEAARALMLDTSLKSDIATRSPDPAARQAAEDWLALVTPVIKGVFTDRGFENAVAAQQVYGGHGYIAEWGMEQFVRDARIAMIYEGANGIQALDLVGRKLPADNGRAITAFLTEIATFLAENAEDATLAPLVPALKEGLDHLQKATMWLAKNGMQDPDNAGAGSTDYMHLFGLVALGYMWAKMAQAAGRALAAGATEDQSFYENKLLFARYYMERAMPETGTRLRRIATGAETTMALPAEAF; from the coding sequence ATGCCGACCTATTCCGCTCCCGTTCGCGATACGCTTTTCGTCCTCAACGACGTGCTTGGAATTGGCCGTCTTTCGAACCTGCCGGGCTTTGCCGATGCCAGCGGCGAAGTCATGGAAGCGGTTCTGGAAGAAGGCGGGAAATTCTGCCGCGAAGTCCTGACCCCCCTCAATCAGGTGGGTGACCGCGAAGGCTGCACCCGTCATGACGACGGTCGCGTGACGACGCCTTCCGGCTTCAAGGACGCTTACAACCTTTATGCCGAGGGCGGATGGGTCGGACTTGCCGCCGACCCCGCCTATGGCGGTCAGGGACTGCCATTCGTCATCGCCACGGCCGTCGGCGAGTTCCAGGCCTCGGCCAATATGGCGTGGTCGATGTATCCGGGCCTTGCCCAGGGAGCCATCGCCGCCCTCTCCGCACATGGCAGCGACAGCCAGAAGAGCGAATATCTTCCGCGGCTCATCGCGGGCGAATGGCTCGCCACGATGAACCTGACGGAGCCGCATTGCGGCACCGATCTCGGCCTCATCCGCACCAAAGCCGTGCCGCAGGACGACGGCAGCTACCGGCTAAGCGGCCAGAAAATCTTCATCTCCGGCGGCGAGCATGATCTCACGCCCAACATCGTGCATCTCGTGCTTGCGCGCATCGAAGGCGCACCCGCCGGTGTCAAAGGCCTGTCGCTCTTCCTGGTGCCAAAGCGCCTGCCCGATGCGGATGGTGCACCCGGCGAGGCGAACGGTGTCACCTGCGGTGCGATCGAAGAAAAGATGGGCATTCACGGCAATACCACCTGCGTCATGAATTATGACGAGGCCAAGGGCTGGCTTGTCGGCGAAGCCCATAAGGGCCTCAAAGCGATGTTCACGATGATGAACGAGGCGCGGCTCGGCGTCGGCCTGCAGGGACTGGCGCAGTCGGAAATCGCCTATCAGAATGCCGTTACCTATGCGCGCGACCGGCGCCAGGGGCGCGCGCTTTCAAAGAAGAACGGGGCAGCCGGCGAACCCGCATCCGCCGCCGACCCGATCATCGTGCATCCCGACATCCGCCGTATCCTGATGTCGGTGCGCGCCTTCAACGAGGCGGCGCGCGCACTCATGCTCGACACATCGCTCAAATCCGATATCGCCACCCGCAGCCCCGATCCCGCAGCCCGACAGGCGGCGGAAGACTGGCTTGCGCTCGTCACGCCGGTCATCAAGGGCGTCTTTACCGATCGCGGCTTTGAAAACGCCGTCGCCGCGCAGCAGGTCTATGGCGGCCATGGCTATATCGCGGAATGGGGCATGGAGCAGTTCGTGCGCGATGCGCGCATTGCCATGATCTACGAGGGTGCCAACGGCATCCAGGCGCTCGATCTCGTCGGGCGCAAGCTTCCCGCAGACAACGGCCGCGCCATCACAGCATTCCTGACCGAGATCGCGACCTTCCTCGCCGAAAACGCTGAGGACGCGACGCTTGCGCCGCTCGTCCCTGCCCTGAAGGAGGGGCTCGACCATCTGCAAAAGGCGACGATGTGGCTCGCCAAGAACGGCATGCAGGACCCGGACAATGCAGGCGCCGGTTCCACCGATTACATGCACCTCTTCGGCCTTGTCGCGCTCGGCTATATGTGGGCGAAAATGGCGCAAGCGGCGGGCAGAGCACTCGCCGCAGGCGCAACGGAGGATCAGAGCTTCTACGAAAACAAGCTTCTCTTCGCCCGTTATTACATGGAACGGGCGATGCCGGAGACCGGAACCCGCCTCAGACGGATCGCCACCGGTGCGGAGACGACGATGGCGCTGCCGGCAGAGGCTTTTTGA
- a CDS encoding acetyl-CoA C-acetyltransferase: MSEAYIYDHVRTPRGRGKKDGALHTVPTVRLAATALEAVRERNGLDTSLVDDVILGCVDPVGEAGGNIGRAAVFAADYHQSVPGMQINRFCASGLDAVNMAAGQVVTGHHDLVVAGGVESMSRVGLGASGGAWAVDPQVAVPAYFMPQGVSADLIATKYGFTRDDCDAYAVESQKRAHAAWEEGRFKRSIAPVKDPTGLPLLERDEHPRPETDMQSLGSLKPSFAGVGEMGGFDAVAIQAHPEVEKLRHVHHAGNSSGIVDGAAAVLIGNEQGGKAAGLKPRAKIRAFANIGSEPALMLTGPVDVTEKLLKRSGMQFSDIDLVEINEAFASVVLRYIQAFDLDPQTVNVNGGAIAMGHPLGATGAMILGTVLDELERRDLNTALVTLCIGAGMGTATIIERV, translated from the coding sequence ATGTCTGAAGCTTATATCTACGACCATGTGCGCACGCCGCGCGGCCGCGGCAAGAAGGACGGAGCGCTGCACACCGTGCCGACCGTGCGGCTTGCAGCAACCGCGCTTGAGGCCGTGCGCGAGCGCAACGGGCTCGATACGAGCCTCGTCGACGATGTGATCCTCGGCTGCGTCGATCCGGTCGGCGAAGCGGGCGGCAATATCGGCCGCGCCGCGGTTTTCGCCGCCGATTATCATCAGTCCGTTCCAGGCATGCAGATCAACCGCTTCTGTGCCTCGGGCCTCGATGCCGTCAACATGGCGGCCGGCCAGGTCGTTACCGGTCACCATGATCTCGTCGTCGCCGGCGGGGTGGAATCGATGTCGCGCGTCGGGCTCGGCGCGTCGGGCGGCGCCTGGGCCGTCGATCCGCAAGTGGCCGTGCCCGCCTATTTCATGCCGCAGGGCGTCTCCGCCGACCTCATCGCGACCAAATACGGCTTCACCCGCGACGATTGCGATGCCTATGCGGTGGAAAGCCAGAAGCGCGCCCATGCCGCCTGGGAAGAAGGCCGTTTCAAGCGCTCGATCGCACCGGTCAAAGACCCGACCGGCCTGCCGCTCCTCGAACGCGACGAGCATCCAAGGCCCGAAACCGACATGCAGTCTCTCGGTTCCCTCAAGCCGTCCTTCGCGGGCGTCGGCGAAATGGGCGGCTTCGATGCGGTCGCGATCCAGGCCCATCCGGAAGTCGAGAAGCTCCGCCACGTCCACCACGCCGGCAATTCCTCCGGTATCGTCGATGGCGCAGCCGCTGTCCTCATCGGCAACGAACAGGGCGGCAAGGCCGCCGGATTGAAGCCGCGCGCAAAAATCCGCGCCTTCGCCAATATCGGTTCGGAACCCGCCTTGATGCTGACCGGGCCGGTCGACGTGACGGAAAAGCTCCTGAAGCGCTCCGGCATGCAGTTTTCCGACATCGATCTGGTGGAGATCAACGAGGCCTTTGCCTCCGTCGTGCTGCGCTACATCCAGGCCTTCGATCTCGATCCGCAAACGGTCAACGTCAATGGCGGGGCGATCGCCATGGGCCACCCGCTCGGCGCGACGGGTGCGATGATCCTCGGGACGGTGCTCGACGAATTGGAGCGACGCGATCTCAACACCGCCCTCGTCACCTTGTGCATCGGAGCCGGTATGGGCACGGCGACGATCATCGAAAGGGTCTGA
- a CDS encoding cupin domain-containing protein: protein MPKIDIDQIPEVNATGYPEPYKAQVAGRFRKRLGNAGGLDQFGVNLCRLQPGAASSQRHWHETEDEFVFIVEGEVALVEDGGETILKAGDAATFKAGVANGHQLINRGDRDVLILEVGTRSGADTVTYPDIDLRSVTGDGAPGYTHKDGTPYERG from the coding sequence ATGCCGAAAATCGACATCGATCAGATCCCCGAGGTGAACGCCACCGGTTATCCGGAACCCTATAAGGCGCAGGTGGCCGGGCGCTTCCGAAAGCGCCTCGGCAATGCCGGCGGTCTCGACCAGTTCGGCGTCAATCTCTGCCGTCTGCAACCCGGCGCCGCCTCATCCCAGCGCCACTGGCACGAGACGGAAGACGAATTCGTCTTCATCGTCGAAGGCGAAGTGGCGCTCGTCGAAGACGGCGGCGAGACGATCCTGAAGGCGGGAGACGCCGCGACCTTCAAGGCGGGCGTCGCGAACGGCCATCAGCTCATCAACCGGGGCGACAGGGATGTGCTCATCCTGGAGGTCGGAACACGTTCCGGGGCCGACACCGTGACCTATCCCGACATCGATTTGCGCTCGGTCACCGGCGACGGTGCACCCGGCTACACGCATAAGGACGGCACGCCTTACGAGCGCGGCTGA